The Balneolaceae bacterium genome contains a region encoding:
- the recN gene encoding DNA repair protein RecN has protein sequence MIKSLYIKDFALIDELDVQFQPGLNVLTGQTGAGKSIIIGALHMILGERADTDVIRKGADKAISEAFIYVGKNEFLKELLEEQSIDYSEELILRREIRQNGSRAFINDTPVNISVLKEVGDQLVDLHGQYDHQLLLKEEHHQSVIDQFDSIEPVLEAYQKEYRAMQDLQKQLRDLQKKERELKDKTELYQFQVKELEAAELDQYEEEELQAEMNLLDNAEDLDQKAAAITEIGNGDDVSLMDMLNTIKLNLEDMARIEPEFETYLQEVTTARISIQETIQFAERYRDRIEFNPQRLEKIRQRQSELNRLQKKYQRSVPDLIAYLNEIKAELNVAENFDLEIERIEKKIREQAEILKEKAVDLHEEREVIGNQLSEEIVDSLKNLGIQHGQFKVDVAWRFSENGWIELDGQKVNCSVDGCDDVRFFISTNKGEDPKPLAAIASGGEVSRVMLSLKSILAREQKLPVMIFDEIDTGISGEISEKVGRVMRKLSEMCQIVAITHQPQIASQAHKHYKVQKVEEDERTVTRILPLSDEEHIHEVASLMSGEQITDSALTSAKELIDRGGMRN, from the coding sequence ATGATTAAATCCCTCTACATCAAAGATTTTGCATTGATCGATGAACTGGATGTTCAATTCCAGCCGGGGCTGAATGTGCTTACGGGACAGACCGGTGCGGGTAAGTCGATTATTATTGGGGCACTGCATATGATTTTGGGTGAGCGCGCCGATACCGATGTCATCAGAAAGGGAGCAGACAAAGCGATTTCGGAAGCTTTTATCTATGTGGGAAAAAACGAGTTTCTTAAAGAGTTGCTCGAAGAACAATCCATTGATTATAGCGAAGAGTTAATTTTGAGAAGAGAAATCCGCCAGAATGGAAGCCGGGCGTTTATTAACGATACACCAGTCAATATTTCTGTACTGAAAGAAGTGGGTGATCAGCTTGTGGATCTGCATGGACAATATGATCATCAGCTTTTGTTAAAAGAGGAACATCATCAAAGCGTGATCGACCAGTTTGATTCGATTGAGCCGGTACTGGAAGCCTATCAAAAAGAGTACCGGGCAATGCAGGATTTGCAAAAGCAGTTGCGTGATCTCCAAAAAAAGGAGCGGGAGTTGAAAGATAAAACCGAGCTCTACCAGTTCCAGGTGAAAGAGCTGGAGGCGGCAGAACTTGATCAATACGAGGAGGAAGAACTCCAAGCTGAAATGAATCTGCTGGACAATGCTGAAGATCTTGATCAAAAAGCGGCGGCGATTACGGAGATTGGAAACGGTGATGATGTGAGCCTGATGGATATGCTCAATACCATCAAACTGAACCTGGAAGATATGGCAAGGATTGAGCCGGAGTTTGAAACATATCTCCAGGAAGTAACGACGGCCAGAATCAGCATACAGGAGACGATTCAATTTGCCGAGCGGTACCGGGATCGTATTGAGTTTAATCCGCAGCGTTTGGAAAAAATTCGTCAGCGTCAGTCTGAGCTCAACCGGTTGCAGAAAAAATATCAGCGCTCTGTTCCCGATCTGATCGCTTATTTAAACGAGATTAAAGCGGAACTGAATGTTGCCGAAAATTTTGATTTAGAGATTGAACGAATCGAAAAGAAAATCAGAGAACAGGCGGAGATCCTGAAGGAAAAAGCGGTTGATCTTCATGAAGAAAGAGAGGTTATCGGGAATCAGTTATCAGAAGAGATAGTTGATTCACTTAAAAATTTGGGTATTCAACACGGACAATTTAAAGTAGATGTAGCCTGGCGATTCTCCGAAAATGGATGGATTGAACTTGACGGCCAAAAAGTGAATTGCAGCGTAGATGGTTGTGATGATGTGCGGTTCTTTATTTCAACCAATAAAGGCGAGGATCCCAAACCGCTGGCCGCCATTGCCTCAGGAGGTGAGGTGAGTCGTGTGATGTTATCACTGAAATCGATTTTGGCTCGGGAGCAGAAATTGCCGGTTATGATTTTTGATGAGATTGATACGGGAATCAGTGGTGAGATATCTGAGAAAGTGGGTCGGGTGATGCGAAAGCTTTCAGAGATGTGCCAGATTGTGGCGATTACTCATCAGCCTCAAATAGCCAGCCAGGCCCACAAGCATTATAAAGTTCAAAAAGTGGAAGAGGATGAGAGAACTGTCACCCGAATTCTGCCACTTTCTGATGAAGAACATATCCATGAGGTGGCAAGTTTAATGAGCGGAGAACAGATTACAGACTCTGCTCTTACAAGTGCCAAAGAGTTGATTGATCGCGGTGGGATGAGAAACTGA
- a CDS encoding HIT family protein, producing MATIFTKIIRGDIPCYKVAETETHFAFLDINPIAEGHTLVVPKEETDYLFDLSDEDLSQTMIIAKKIAHAIDQALNPIRTGVIVEGLEVPHAHVHLVPIYKESQNVSLRNKVDVSKEKMEVLAKSIADEVRL from the coding sequence ATGGCTACAATTTTTACAAAAATTATTCGCGGAGATATTCCCTGCTATAAAGTTGCAGAAACAGAAACGCATTTTGCCTTTTTGGATATTAACCCGATTGCAGAAGGTCACACCCTGGTTGTTCCCAAGGAAGAGACAGATTACCTGTTTGATCTTTCGGATGAAGATCTAAGCCAGACGATGATCATCGCTAAGAAAATAGCACATGCAATCGATCAGGCTTTGAACCCTATTCGAACCGGGGTGATAGTAGAAGGTTTGGAAGTTCCCCATGCGCATGTTCATTTGGTTCCCATTTATAAGGAGAGCCAAAATGTATCGCTAAGGAATAAGGTAGATGTTTCTAAAGAGAAGATGGAAGTGTTGGCGAAATCTATTGCAGATGAGGTTCGATTATGA
- a CDS encoding Gfo/Idh/MocA family oxidoreductase codes for MSNQISRKKFIGSSLMAAAGLSIVPSSVLGGKRVAPSDKLSLGFIGTGRLSPTLANGMLALDNVDIVAASDVYKAKLDAFEDLVSDHYKEKTGKNYWTGFRGYHNYEDMLARDDIDAIVVATPDHWHAKASIDAANAGKHIYCEKPLTHTVVEGRKLVNAVEENDVILQTGSMQRSWESFRHACELVRNGYLGEIQKVIVSVTDPAIPYDLEKEPMPEDLDWDRWVGPAPMNVFNSLVAPPVEDGSWPRWRDFKEYGGGTLCDWGAHMFDIAQWALGMDDTGPVELIAPKTPVPKRGLKMIYANGIEMYHYEFGRGHGVEFHGTEGTMQVSRQFVDTNPASVATAEIKSSDERLYHSDNHYANWIDGIREHKQTICPAEVGHRSATICNIANIAYWVNRDLKWDPEAERFDDDEANSYLDKEYREGYEV; via the coding sequence ATGAGTAATCAGATTTCAAGAAAAAAATTTATTGGCTCCTCTTTAATGGCGGCAGCCGGTCTTTCCATTGTACCCAGTTCAGTTTTAGGTGGCAAAAGAGTTGCGCCCAGCGATAAGCTTTCACTTGGATTTATCGGCACGGGACGGCTCAGCCCAACACTGGCAAATGGTATGCTGGCATTGGATAATGTTGACATTGTAGCTGCTTCGGATGTTTATAAAGCGAAACTTGATGCATTTGAAGATCTTGTAAGTGATCACTACAAAGAGAAAACCGGCAAGAACTATTGGACTGGATTTCGCGGCTATCATAATTACGAAGATATGCTGGCACGAGATGATATTGATGCCATTGTAGTAGCCACCCCCGATCACTGGCACGCTAAAGCATCGATTGATGCGGCGAATGCCGGAAAACATATTTACTGCGAAAAACCACTCACACACACAGTTGTGGAAGGGCGGAAACTGGTCAACGCTGTGGAGGAAAATGATGTAATTCTGCAGACGGGAAGCATGCAGCGTTCCTGGGAATCGTTCCGTCATGCTTGTGAACTGGTTCGGAATGGTTATTTGGGAGAAATTCAAAAAGTAATTGTTAGTGTTACCGACCCGGCTATTCCCTACGATCTTGAGAAGGAACCGATGCCCGAAGACCTGGACTGGGATCGATGGGTTGGACCTGCTCCAATGAACGTGTTTAACTCTCTCGTAGCACCTCCGGTTGAAGATGGAAGCTGGCCGCGCTGGAGAGATTTTAAAGAGTATGGTGGCGGCACATTATGTGATTGGGGCGCACATATGTTTGATATTGCCCAGTGGGCACTTGGAATGGATGATACTGGTCCTGTTGAACTGATTGCTCCTAAAACTCCGGTTCCCAAACGCGGACTGAAAATGATCTACGCGAACGGCATTGAGATGTACCATTACGAATTCGGCAGAGGACACGGCGTAGAATTTCACGGTACGGAAGGCACTATGCAGGTTTCACGTCAGTTTGTGGATACCAATCCCGCCTCGGTTGCCACTGCTGAGATTAAATCATCGGATGAGAGGTTATACCACAGCGACAATCACTATGCGAATTGGATTGATGGAATTCGAGAGCATAAGCAAACCATCTGCCCTGCCGAAGTGGGTCACCGATCTGCCACTATTTGCAATATCGCCAACATTGCCTACTGGGTGAACCGGGATTTGAAATGGGATCCCGAAGCCGAGCGTTTTGATGATGATGAAGCGAATAGTTATCTGGATAAGGAGTATCGGGAAGGGTATGAGGTTTAA
- a CDS encoding rhodanese-like domain-containing protein: MSKKHSEKYVALVDDALKRIPEISAEEVAQKLVRKEDFELIDTRETHEFEKGHLPTSIHLSKGVIERDIEKEIEDYNKELVLYCGGGYRSALAADNLQKMGFTNVKSMAGGWREWTEKNLPIED; the protein is encoded by the coding sequence ATGAGTAAAAAACACTCCGAAAAATATGTAGCATTGGTTGATGATGCTCTCAAAAGAATCCCTGAAATTTCTGCAGAGGAAGTGGCTCAAAAACTGGTTCGAAAAGAAGATTTTGAATTGATTGATACGCGTGAAACTCATGAATTTGAAAAGGGGCATCTGCCTACATCCATCCATCTGAGTAAAGGTGTGATTGAGCGGGATATTGAAAAAGAAATCGAAGATTACAACAAAGAGTTGGTTCTCTATTGTGGTGGTGGATATCGTTCGGCCCTGGCTGCTGATAATCTTCAGAAAATGGGATTTACAAATGTGAAATCGATGGCGGGCGGTTGGCGGGAATGGACAGAGAAAAACCTGCCAATTGAAGATTAA
- a CDS encoding type II toxin-antitoxin system prevent-host-death family antitoxin yields the protein MKKIIDIQEAESHLSELLKEVLEGGEVIISQNEEPVAELKKIKKANKRELGTLKGKLVVHGEFSDADEQIEKMFNHSKLFPDEKTID from the coding sequence ATGAAAAAAATCATAGACATACAAGAAGCAGAATCTCATCTCTCTGAACTTTTGAAGGAGGTTTTAGAGGGGGGGGAAGTAATCATTTCTCAAAATGAAGAACCTGTTGCTGAGTTAAAAAAAATTAAAAAAGCGAATAAGAGAGAGCTCGGAACCTTAAAAGGAAAACTGGTAGTACATGGCGAATTTAGCGATGCAGATGAACAAATAGAAAAGATGTTTAATCATAGTAAACTTTTCCCAGATGAAAAGACTATTGATTGA
- a CDS encoding FAD-linked oxidase C-terminal domain-containing protein — MSSIYTDSLTRRLYANDASIYEEVPKGVAFPKTLENIQQLVKQSKEKGFTITARSAGTSLAGQTTGAGVIMDVSRHMTSINQIDVENHFAHVQPGVIRDTLNRQAAKYQLQFGPDTATTNRCMLGGMIGNNSCGSFSIKHKTTREHILEIEAVLSDGSRTIFKPLASKELDKKCRLETLEGDIYREMLDLLKKHKEEIFEHYPHPDIIRRNTGYALDRLCEMEPITPGGRPFNLAELLCGSEGTLAMTASAKVNLSPLPKEKTLLIPQFNSLHEAMVATVEAVKWEPAAVELVDDIILDATKGNIEQRKNRFFLDDDPKCILIIQFEGDDANELAKKAAGLKARLQDLNFGYAHPVLTDPDKMRRVWDLRKAGLGLLMGLGSDSKSPTFVEDTAVRVEDLPEYVKEFQEILDKHNTTCVFYAHASVGELHLRPVVDTTKPEGLQKLKDIAQEVADLVKKYNGSLSGEHGDGRARAPYIKTVLGKEMIPLLRQVKEIWDPEYRFNPGKIVNPKPLDANLRFPPTYQKPKNDTVFNWRQEDGFSSAIELCNGAGVCRKMAESGGTMCPSYHATRNEKETTRGRANLFRQLFSGKDPEAFESQDLKKALNLCLSCKACKSECPANVDMAKMKAEFMNGWHEKKGATLAEKFFGQPEKLYPLASTFAKATNFINRQTPVKKAFEKIGGIDSRRKLPEFAPETFEKWFNKNGSDFKNPAGRQVVLLVDIFTNYHEPKIAKAALRVLSSLGFNVLIPGIWPTGRPQISKGFLNEAKSICERNIKRFSSFADMNIPIIGLEPSELLTLRDEYLDLCEESDIKKAEEIAAKSFLFEEFLHTELASEEPRELGENRKVYLHGHCHTKALVGNDPLIQTFKQFGFDPVELQTGCCGMAGSFGYEKDKYEVSMQVGEQVLFPALRDLPDESLVCAPGFSCRHQIADGVDRKAKHPAEILAETLERTL; from the coding sequence TTGTCTTCCATTTACACCGATTCTCTAACCCGCCGTTTATATGCCAACGATGCATCCATCTACGAGGAAGTGCCGAAGGGTGTGGCATTTCCAAAAACACTTGAGAACATACAGCAACTCGTAAAACAATCGAAAGAAAAGGGGTTTACAATTACTGCGAGAAGTGCAGGAACCAGCCTTGCAGGGCAGACCACAGGAGCCGGCGTTATTATGGATGTGTCCCGACACATGACCTCCATCAACCAGATCGATGTTGAGAACCATTTTGCACATGTACAGCCTGGCGTGATTCGTGACACGTTGAACCGGCAAGCCGCCAAGTATCAATTACAGTTTGGGCCCGATACAGCTACAACCAACCGCTGCATGTTGGGCGGAATGATAGGCAATAATTCCTGTGGATCGTTTTCCATTAAACATAAAACCACTCGCGAGCATATTCTGGAAATTGAGGCGGTTCTGAGTGACGGCTCACGAACAATCTTCAAGCCTCTCGCTTCAAAAGAGCTGGATAAAAAATGTAGGCTTGAAACGTTAGAAGGTGATATCTATCGCGAAATGCTGGATCTTTTGAAGAAGCATAAAGAAGAGATTTTTGAGCACTATCCCCATCCGGATATCATTCGAAGAAATACCGGATATGCACTGGATCGACTTTGTGAAATGGAGCCGATCACGCCAGGCGGGCGTCCGTTTAACCTGGCTGAACTTTTGTGCGGGAGTGAGGGTACGCTGGCAATGACAGCCTCGGCCAAGGTAAATCTTTCTCCACTTCCCAAAGAAAAAACGCTGCTAATTCCTCAGTTCAATTCACTCCACGAAGCGATGGTTGCAACTGTGGAAGCTGTAAAATGGGAGCCTGCGGCCGTGGAGCTTGTAGACGATATTATCCTGGATGCCACAAAGGGAAATATTGAACAGCGAAAGAACCGCTTCTTCCTGGATGACGATCCCAAATGTATTCTGATCATTCAATTTGAAGGGGATGATGCGAATGAGCTTGCTAAAAAAGCGGCCGGCCTGAAAGCAAGATTGCAGGATTTAAATTTTGGGTACGCTCACCCCGTTTTGACTGATCCCGATAAAATGCGGCGTGTTTGGGACTTACGGAAAGCCGGGCTCGGTTTGTTGATGGGACTCGGCAGCGATTCAAAATCGCCAACATTTGTGGAGGATACGGCCGTTCGGGTTGAGGATCTTCCTGAGTACGTCAAAGAGTTTCAAGAAATTTTGGACAAACACAATACAACTTGTGTCTTTTACGCTCATGCCTCGGTTGGGGAGTTACACCTTCGCCCCGTTGTGGATACAACCAAACCTGAAGGGCTTCAGAAATTAAAAGATATTGCGCAGGAAGTGGCCGATTTAGTGAAGAAATATAACGGCTCACTCTCGGGTGAGCATGGAGACGGGCGGGCACGGGCACCTTACATCAAAACAGTGTTGGGCAAAGAGATGATTCCGTTACTCCGGCAGGTAAAAGAGATTTGGGATCCGGAATATCGATTCAATCCAGGAAAAATCGTCAATCCAAAACCGCTTGATGCCAATTTGCGGTTTCCGCCCACCTATCAAAAACCGAAAAATGATACCGTGTTCAACTGGCGACAAGAAGACGGTTTTAGTTCCGCGATCGAATTGTGCAATGGCGCCGGTGTCTGCCGGAAAATGGCCGAAAGTGGCGGAACGATGTGTCCCTCGTATCATGCCACCCGAAATGAAAAAGAAACCACACGCGGACGCGCAAACCTGTTTCGCCAGCTATTTTCCGGGAAAGATCCTGAGGCGTTTGAATCGCAGGACCTGAAGAAAGCCTTGAACCTTTGCCTGAGCTGCAAAGCCTGCAAGAGCGAGTGTCCTGCCAATGTGGATATGGCCAAGATGAAAGCTGAGTTCATGAATGGATGGCATGAAAAAAAGGGAGCAACACTTGCCGAAAAATTCTTTGGGCAGCCTGAGAAATTGTATCCGCTGGCTTCAACTTTTGCGAAGGCAACGAATTTCATCAACCGACAAACACCTGTTAAAAAAGCCTTTGAAAAAATAGGTGGGATCGATTCCAGACGAAAATTGCCTGAATTTGCTCCTGAGACATTCGAAAAGTGGTTCAATAAAAATGGGTCGGACTTTAAGAATCCAGCTGGCCGGCAGGTTGTACTGCTTGTAGATATTTTCACAAACTACCATGAACCAAAAATTGCAAAAGCTGCTTTAAGGGTTTTGAGTTCACTTGGTTTCAATGTACTTATTCCCGGAATTTGGCCAACAGGACGACCTCAAATTTCCAAAGGATTTCTGAATGAAGCCAAATCAATTTGCGAGAGGAATATCAAACGATTCTCCTCATTCGCAGATATGAATATACCGATCATTGGCCTTGAACCCAGTGAGTTGCTTACCCTCCGTGATGAATACCTGGATCTGTGTGAAGAATCTGATATTAAAAAAGCAGAAGAGATCGCTGCAAAATCTTTCCTATTTGAGGAGTTTCTGCACACAGAGTTAGCCTCTGAAGAACCCAGAGAGTTAGGCGAGAATCGGAAGGTTTACCTCCACGGTCACTGCCACACGAAAGCTCTCGTAGGCAATGATCCGCTGATTCAAACCTTCAAACAGTTTGGTTTTGATCCCGTTGAGTTGCAAACCGGGTGCTGCGGAATGGCCGGAAGTTTTGGCTATGAGAAAGATAAATATGAAGTCTCCATGCAGGTAGGCGAACAGGTTCTGTTCCCTGCGCTCCGTGATTTACCGGATGAGTCCCTGGTCTGTGCACCGGGTTTTTCCTGCCGGCATCAAATTGCTGACGGAGTAGATCGAAAAGCTAAACATCCGGCGGAGATTTTGGCAGAGACATTGGAACGCACTTTGTAA
- a CDS encoding type II 3-dehydroquinate dehydratase, translated as MKFLILNGPNLNLLGQRDEATYGTETLSDIEMLLKESYSDHDFIFVQSNHEGDLIDAIQSARSGTIDAIVANWGGFTHSSVAIHDALELVNIPKVEVHISNIHAREEFRERSVTGKAMDGIITGFGINSYMLGVQAALQLISK; from the coding sequence ATGAAATTTTTGATCCTAAACGGGCCGAATTTAAATCTGCTTGGACAGAGGGATGAAGCCACGTATGGTACGGAAACACTTTCAGATATAGAAATGCTTCTGAAGGAGAGTTATTCAGATCATGATTTTATCTTTGTTCAGAGCAATCACGAAGGAGATCTGATCGACGCCATTCAGTCTGCGCGATCCGGAACCATTGATGCAATCGTTGCAAACTGGGGCGGCTTTACACACTCATCTGTAGCCATTCACGATGCACTGGAACTTGTCAACATTCCTAAAGTGGAAGTGCATATCTCCAATATTCACGCCCGCGAGGAGTTTCGTGAGCGGTCTGTTACCGGCAAAGCGATGGATGGAATCATCACAGGATTTGGAATCAACAGCTATATGCTGGGAGTGCAGGCGGCCTTGCAGCTTATTTCGAAATAA
- a CDS encoding oligosaccharide flippase family protein, producing the protein MQKLRELFSDTLIYGISNVLARFINYLLVPFYTDVFSPARYGIVGLIYAAITFLNVVFTFGMESAYLRYAENRKEAANIFKTIQLSLLGLATILCLLLWLLMPWLLPLFNLGQETSGIFLMMLGIIWFDTLAIVPLAELRLVRKTIPFAVLKLLHVGINITLNFYLILGLDYGIEAVFIANLAASMVITMIVWAITSDLFKGTWNREWMTKAFQFGWPFVPAGIGFAVNEVLDRFFLNNMDPANAVQFYGAGTTPEDIVGIYNACYKLAVFMLLLVQMYRMAWQPFFMRHADDEESPKVFGQAFIWYNAFSAILFLIVALFREQIVAIEVPVLNATLIGSDYWLGLEIVPYLLLAYWFHGWYINFSSGVFIKEKTRILYKITLMGAVITIIANLALIPYLGMIGSAAATLLSYGAMALTLGIYSKKIMHVPYRLPESLGLMMVFAALVFGEPAITEWLGTGEISGKIMLFFAGLVVVGGYLFKLARIGK; encoded by the coding sequence GTGCAAAAACTCAGAGAACTCTTTTCCGATACATTGATTTATGGCATCAGCAATGTGCTGGCGCGGTTTATCAATTATTTACTGGTGCCTTTCTACACGGATGTATTCTCTCCGGCGCGCTATGGAATCGTTGGGCTGATTTATGCAGCGATTACATTTCTGAATGTGGTTTTTACATTTGGGATGGAGTCAGCCTACCTGCGATACGCCGAAAATCGAAAGGAAGCTGCCAATATCTTTAAAACAATTCAGCTCAGCCTGCTTGGTTTAGCTACAATTCTCTGTCTGCTTCTCTGGCTGTTGATGCCCTGGCTGCTGCCACTTTTCAATCTCGGGCAGGAAACCTCCGGTATCTTTTTGATGATGTTGGGAATTATTTGGTTTGATACGCTGGCAATTGTTCCTTTGGCTGAATTGCGTCTCGTTCGAAAAACCATTCCGTTCGCAGTTCTGAAACTGCTACATGTTGGTATTAATATTACTCTGAATTTTTACCTGATTTTAGGACTCGATTATGGTATTGAGGCCGTATTCATCGCCAATCTTGCCGCGTCGATGGTTATCACAATGATTGTTTGGGCAATTACATCCGATCTGTTTAAAGGAACCTGGAACCGCGAATGGATGACCAAAGCCTTTCAGTTTGGCTGGCCATTTGTTCCGGCCGGGATTGGATTTGCCGTTAATGAGGTATTAGACCGGTTTTTCCTCAACAATATGGATCCAGCCAATGCCGTACAGTTTTACGGGGCAGGTACAACTCCGGAGGATATTGTTGGGATTTATAATGCGTGCTATAAACTGGCTGTTTTTATGTTGCTGCTGGTTCAGATGTATCGCATGGCCTGGCAGCCGTTTTTTATGCGTCATGCGGATGATGAAGAATCCCCGAAAGTATTTGGCCAGGCGTTTATCTGGTACAATGCGTTTTCCGCAATTCTGTTTTTGATTGTTGCCCTCTTCAGAGAACAGATTGTTGCAATTGAAGTTCCCGTTCTTAATGCCACACTTATTGGCAGTGACTATTGGCTGGGACTCGAAATTGTACCGTATCTGCTGCTGGCATACTGGTTTCACGGCTGGTATATCAATTTTTCATCCGGAGTATTCATCAAAGAAAAGACACGGATTTTATATAAAATTACATTGATGGGAGCGGTTATCACGATCATAGCCAACCTTGCCCTGATTCCATATTTAGGGATGATCGGTTCAGCCGCCGCCACTCTTTTGAGTTATGGAGCAATGGCTCTCACACTTGGAATCTATAGCAAGAAAATCATGCATGTACCCTATCGCTTGCCGGAAAGTTTGGGGCTGATGATGGTTTTCGCCGCACTTGTTTTTGGAGAGCCGGCAATCACAGAATGGTTGGGTACAGGAGAGATTAGCGGGAAAATTATGTTATTTTTTGCTGGATTGGTTGTGGTTGGCGGGTACTTGTTTAAGCTTGCACGCATCGGTAAATAA
- a CDS encoding flavodoxin family protein — translation MTSAVIAQTSVLIAYHSETGNTERMAQAVAEGANSVEGIQVKLLSVDQIQESDLLQADAIIVGSPVHNANVSAKIQEFITSWPFENQPLKDKIGAVFVTGGGISAGEEIVQMNMIQSMLLFGMIIVGGPDWTQPFGASAITGENPFETDTPDKISNQFLEKGRLLGQRVATTASDLKGKNN, via the coding sequence ATGACCTCCGCAGTCATCGCTCAAACCAGTGTACTTATAGCTTACCACAGTGAAACCGGAAATACAGAGAGAATGGCGCAAGCTGTTGCAGAAGGAGCCAATTCTGTTGAGGGAATACAGGTAAAGTTGCTCTCCGTTGATCAAATTCAAGAATCCGATCTGTTACAGGCAGATGCCATTATTGTCGGTAGCCCGGTTCACAATGCGAATGTATCTGCCAAAATCCAGGAGTTCATCACCTCCTGGCCGTTTGAAAATCAGCCGTTGAAAGATAAAATTGGAGCCGTATTTGTAACAGGTGGTGGAATATCAGCTGGCGAAGAGATCGTTCAAATGAATATGATTCAAAGTATGCTGCTATTTGGGATGATAATAGTTGGCGGACCGGACTGGACGCAGCCATTCGGGGCCTCTGCAATTACCGGCGAAAACCCTTTCGAAACCGATACTCCCGATAAAATATCTAATCAGTTTTTGGAAAAAGGACGTCTGCTTGGACAACGAGTCGCAACAACTGCATCAGATCTTAAGGGAAAAAATAATTGA
- a CDS encoding cytidylate kinase-like family protein, which translates to MSKIFHKIIDEQIKSWELESSFKNKIITPKGDPFPVITISREFGARGAALALLMGEGIGFKVWDRDILQTIAKKLGSSEKYLESLDENRRILIEDVVVGLMKNVNTNVNYLRTLTRLIRTIEYHGNAIIVGRGANYICRDPHSFHVRIVSPIEKRAEGYSSRQGITKAEAFSIINKTDAERAEFVRYYFKNEISKASDYDLVLNSGIFSLQEMMKIIVEAYEQKSELKLERLSYS; encoded by the coding sequence ATGTCGAAAATTTTCCATAAAATTATTGATGAACAGATTAAATCCTGGGAATTGGAAAGTTCCTTTAAGAACAAGATTATCACTCCGAAAGGAGATCCATTTCCTGTGATTACTATTTCCAGGGAATTTGGGGCTCGGGGTGCAGCACTGGCTCTGCTGATGGGAGAAGGAATTGGATTTAAAGTTTGGGATCGTGATATACTCCAAACAATAGCCAAGAAGCTGGGCAGCAGTGAGAAATACCTGGAATCACTGGATGAAAACCGCAGGATACTGATTGAAGATGTGGTTGTAGGGCTTATGAAGAATGTAAACACAAATGTAAATTATCTTCGTACGCTAACCAGGTTAATACGTACCATTGAGTATCATGGAAATGCGATTATTGTAGGCCGGGGTGCTAATTATATCTGTAGAGATCCACATTCTTTTCATGTTCGAATTGTATCCCCAATAGAGAAAAGAGCAGAAGGATATTCCTCCAGGCAGGGCATTACCAAAGCCGAAGCCTTTTCGATTATAAATAAAACTGATGCGGAGAGAGCCGAATTTGTTCGATACTATTTTAAAAATGAGATATCAAAAGCTTCCGATTATGATCTTGTACTGAATTCCGGAATATTCAGCCTGCAGGAGATGATGAAAATTATTGTAGAGGCTTACGAACAGAAAAGCGAATTGAAACTGGAACGGCTAAGTTATTCATAA